AGCCGCACCCGCCCGGAGAGCACTAGGGCCGTGCGCACCAGTTCCCCGCGTCCGGCCGGGACGTCGTCGGACAGGTCCGCGCCCGCCCGCAGCGTCATCACGTCGGTGATCCGCACCGTGCCGGAGGCGCAGCGGAACTCGGTGTCGAGCACGGCCGTGTCCGGCCGGTAGAGCTGCCGGGTCTCGAACGGTTCGTCCGGCGCGAAGGTGAACGCCCCGCCGCGGGCGTGGTCGAGCAGGCCGCAGAACACGGGGCGGGAATCGAACCGGGGCAGGCACATCCAGGACACCGCGCCGTCCCGCCCGACCAAAGCGGCCGCCGCCCCGTCGCCGATCAACCCGTGATCTTCCAGCGGCAGATAGCCACCGGCTCGGCGGATCGGCTGGAACGGCGGGTCCGGATCGAGCATCGGGCTTCCTGTCGGCGGCGGTCAGCGCGGACGGGCGGTCCGCTCGTCCCAAAGTGCACCGCGCCGCCGGGCCCGGCTGCCCGGGTGGACCGTCCGGGTCAGCGGGCGGTGGACGCGGCCGCCGCCCGCTCAGCCGCCGCTCGGCCGCCGCGGCCCGGCGAAGTCCTCCGGGGTGATCCGGCGCAGCTCCCGGCGCAGCTTGCGCGGCGAGGCCGGCGGCGCCACCAGCAGCACCGGCGCGCGGGCGCCGGCCGCGGCGCAGCGGCGCACGTGCCCGTGCAGGAACCGGGCCAGCCGGCCCCGGCCGCCGGCGCCGAGCACCAGCAGGTCCCCGGACTGGTCGGCCAGCGCGTTCAGCGCGAACGCGGCGGGTGCGCGCACCACTATCCGTTCCACCGCGACGTCGTCCGGTATGCCGCCCGCGGCCGCGATCGACGCCTGCAGCCGTTCCTCGGCCCGCAGCGCCCAGAGCGCGGCCAGCCGGGGCTCCGGTGCCATCCGGTAGACGGTCTCGCCGCCCGGGGGCTCCCAGGCCAGCACCGGAACGAGGACGCTGCGGGTGCAGCGGGCCTCGTAGACGGCCCGGCGCAGCGCCGCGGCGCTGCTGGCCGAACCGGTCACCCCGACCACCACGCGGGCGGGGCGCACCACGGGGGATAGGTCCGTTTCGTTCATAGTTTCCAGTATTCGAGCGACAGCGCCGCCCGCACAGTGGCACTATTGCCGTAGGCCCATAAGATCCTGCCAGCCGGGGCCGTGGCGTCCGCATGCTGGACGGCCGGGGCCCGTCGACACCGCTGATGGGAGGTCGTCATGCTCAAGACCGTCGCGGCCGTGGTGATGGAAGGCTCGGCCGCCTTCGAGCTCGGCGTCGCGTGCGAGGTCTTCGGGATCGACCGAACGGCCCATGGGGTGCCCCGCTTCGACTTCCGGGTGTGCGCGCAGGAGCCCGGCCGTCCGATCGGCTCCACCGGCGTCGGCGTCCTCGCGCCGTACGGTCTCGACGGCGTCGTCGGCGCGGACGCGGTGATCGTGCCGGCCGTGGCCGGGCCGCCCGAGGGCTTCCCCGAGCCGGTGCTCGAGGCGCTGCGCACGGCGGCGCGGGCCGGGGCCACGCTGGTGTCGGTCTGCTCGGGCATCTACCCGCTGGCCGAGGCCGGGCTGCTCTCCGGCATGCGCTGCACCCTGCACTGGAAGCAGGTGGCGGACTTCGCCCGGCGTTTCCCCGACGTCAAGCTGGACCCGGACGTGCTGTTCGTGGACGAGGGCTCGGTGATCACCAGCGCGGGCACCGCGGCCGGCATCGACGCCCTGCTGCACCTGGTGCGCCGCGAGCTCGGCACCGCCGTCGCCAACGAGATCGCCCGGCAGATGGTGGTCGCCCCGCAGCGCGA
This genomic window from Actinospica robiniae DSM 44927 contains:
- a CDS encoding universal stress protein; protein product: MNETDLSPVVRPARVVVGVTGSASSAAALRRAVYEARCTRSVLVPVLAWEPPGGETVYRMAPEPRLAALWALRAEERLQASIAAAGGIPDDVAVERIVVRAPAAFALNALADQSGDLLVLGAGGRGRLARFLHGHVRRCAAAGARAPVLLVAPPASPRKLRRELRRITPEDFAGPRRPSGG
- a CDS encoding GlxA family transcriptional regulator; this translates as MLKTVAAVVMEGSAAFELGVACEVFGIDRTAHGVPRFDFRVCAQEPGRPIGSTGVGVLAPYGLDGVVGADAVIVPAVAGPPEGFPEPVLEALRTAARAGATLVSVCSGIYPLAEAGLLSGMRCTLHWKQVADFARRFPDVKLDPDVLFVDEGSVITSAGTAAGIDALLHLVRRELGTAVANEIARQMVVAPQRDGGQRQFVSLPVPEEPCDSLQPVLDFMIEHLGGQFDVARLARLAAMSERTFARRFVAETGTTPLRWLTTQRILHARRLLEETTLSVEEIAGSCGLGSGALLRHHFRRVVGLTPADYRKSFRVEAAGALDRHREGPSRRTA